A single region of the Bacteroidota bacterium genome encodes:
- a CDS encoding glutathione peroxidase encodes MKTFHDFSATTIDGKEFAMAQLKGKKILVVNVASKCGFTPQYAQLEELYKKYGGDKFVIIGFPANNFLWQEPGSDEQIAQFCSLKYGVTFPMFSKISVKGKNIHPIYEWLTQKELNGVADAKVKWNFQKFMIDENGQWADVALSAESPLSERILSWIQK; translated from the coding sequence ATGAAAACATTTCACGATTTCAGCGCAACCACCATCGACGGGAAAGAATTCGCCATGGCGCAGCTCAAAGGCAAAAAAATTCTGGTAGTGAATGTGGCATCTAAATGCGGATTTACGCCACAATACGCACAACTCGAAGAACTTTATAAAAAATACGGCGGCGATAAATTTGTTATCATCGGTTTTCCTGCCAATAATTTTCTGTGGCAGGAGCCCGGCAGCGACGAGCAAATAGCACAGTTCTGCTCCCTCAAATACGGCGTCACCTTCCCGATGTTTTCAAAAATTTCGGTCAAAGGGAAAAATATACATCCCATTTATGAATGGCTCACCCAAAAAGAGCTGAACGGCGTGGCTGATGCCAAAGTGAAATGGAACTTTCAGAAGTTCATGATTGACGAAAACGGGCAGTGGGCAGATGTTGCATTATCTGCTGAAAGCCCGCTCAGTGAACGCATCCTCAGCTGGATTCAAAAATAG
- a CDS encoding S41 family peptidase produces MKNRAYIYLPIWFALAVVTGIFIGAKLIPAIGGDSGIFSAAPSRYDKINDVINYIENDYVDNVDKDSLTDKAISGMLQGLDPHSVYIPKSEFDDVNDPLQGNFDGIGVQFRLIRDSITVINTVPGGPSEKEGVMGGDRIVKIDNKTVCGIKIKDEDVMKKLKGKRGTEVTIGVYRKGNNDLLSFKIVRGVIPTNSVDIAYMAAPGTGYIKLSKFSATTYEEVMNALMKLESMGMQSLILDLRGNGGGYFDASIKIADEFLEQGNLIVYTEGFHRKKKEYFATKEGLFEKNKMVVLIDEWSASASEIVAGAIQDNDRGLIIGRRSFGKGLVQEQTPLADGSAIRLTVARYHTPSKRCIQKPYNKGIEEYYNDFYKRVLDDDAMDSLNFVDTVKYKTKNGRIVYGGGGIMPDIYVSMKSEDYSDYYKKIMSKGLIAQFGWEYADKNRRMLRAYGSAKNFITLFSINQTIMDEFTVFAEKAGIKNDTPGQQQSDKLIRAQLKGAIGRNIFDDAAFYPVILPVDKIFQKALEALGKR; encoded by the coding sequence ATGAAAAACAGAGCTTATATCTATCTGCCTATCTGGTTTGCTTTGGCTGTGGTTACAGGCATTTTTATCGGGGCAAAATTAATTCCCGCCATTGGCGGTGATAGCGGCATTTTTTCAGCAGCACCATCGCGCTACGACAAGATTAATGATGTAATCAATTACATCGAGAATGATTACGTTGACAATGTTGATAAAGACAGCCTCACCGATAAGGCCATTTCGGGCATGCTGCAGGGGCTTGATCCGCATTCGGTCTATATCCCGAAATCGGAGTTCGATGATGTGAACGACCCGTTACAAGGCAACTTCGACGGCATTGGCGTGCAGTTTAGGTTAATAAGAGACAGTATTACCGTTATAAACACCGTTCCCGGCGGACCATCGGAAAAAGAGGGTGTGATGGGCGGCGACCGTATTGTGAAAATTGATAACAAGACCGTTTGCGGCATAAAAATTAAAGACGAGGATGTTATGAAAAAGCTCAAGGGTAAACGGGGCACCGAAGTAACAATCGGAGTTTACCGCAAAGGCAATAATGACCTGTTGAGTTTTAAAATTGTTCGTGGTGTGATACCCACAAATTCTGTGGATATTGCCTATATGGCAGCTCCCGGAACCGGATATATCAAGCTCAGTAAATTCTCTGCAACTACCTATGAAGAAGTAATGAACGCACTGATGAAACTCGAAAGCATGGGTATGCAATCGCTGATTTTAGATTTGCGGGGCAATGGTGGCGGCTACTTTGATGCATCCATAAAAATTGCCGATGAATTTTTAGAACAGGGGAATCTTATTGTTTATACAGAAGGTTTTCATCGCAAAAAGAAAGAATATTTTGCAACCAAAGAAGGGCTCTTTGAAAAAAACAAGATGGTGGTTCTTATCGACGAATGGTCCGCATCGGCAAGTGAAATTGTTGCAGGCGCCATTCAGGATAACGACCGCGGATTGATTATCGGACGGCGTTCTTTCGGGAAAGGGCTGGTGCAGGAACAAACCCCGCTGGCAGATGGTTCGGCTATTAGGCTTACCGTGGCCCGCTATCATACTCCCTCAAAACGATGCATACAGAAACCTTACAACAAAGGCATTGAAGAATATTACAATGATTTTTACAAGCGCGTGCTCGACGATGATGCCATGGACAGCCTGAATTTTGTGGATACCGTGAAGTACAAAACTAAAAATGGCCGTATCGTTTACGGTGGTGGTGGCATTATGCCCGATATTTATGTTTCTATGAAATCTGAGGACTACAGCGACTATTATAAGAAAATAATGAGCAAAGGGCTCATAGCACAGTTTGGATGGGAATATGCCGATAAGAACCGTCGCATGTTGCGTGCTTACGGAAGTGCAAAGAACTTTATCACGCTATTCTCCATCAATCAAACGATTATGGACGAGTTTACTGTTTTTGCGGAAAAGGCCGGCATAAAGAATGATACGCCGGGGCAGCAGCAATCGGATAAGCTGATACGCGCACAACTCAAAGGTGCCATCGGACGGAATATTTTTGATGATGCGGCATTCTATCCGGTGATACTGCCTGTCGATAAAATATTTCAAAAAGCACTGGAAGCGCTTGGCAAAAGATAG
- a CDS encoding AI-2E family transporter, whose amino-acid sequence MTKKKSWIIIAVLVLLFGFLAWYFSNIIIYIAVSTVLSIIGRPLVALFDKIKIGRFRFPHSLSALLTLLIIFAFIAGILTLLLPMLLNQASIISNIDSETFLNSFREPLEKLQQLLLKYQVITPDQDVETIVSDKLFSFVHNLSIPDIINTIIGLVGNIFVAFFAIAFITFFFLKQNNMLLSGIMLVTKVEMQSEVKHVYIKSIRLLSRYFIGMLLDLAIVMSLIALGMWGIGLKNALMIGILAGMMNIIPYVGPMIGAGIAIMLAVTGNIDADLNTVLAPMILKICGILVVINLTDAMLIQPTIYSKSVKTHPLEIFLVIMIAGSAAGITGMILAIPAYTFIRIILKEFFSSSRFVKKLTAKI is encoded by the coding sequence ATGACAAAAAAGAAAAGCTGGATTATTATTGCCGTGCTGGTACTGTTGTTCGGGTTCCTTGCATGGTATTTTTCAAACATCATCATTTATATTGCCGTTTCCACGGTGCTTTCCATAATCGGACGTCCGCTTGTAGCCTTGTTTGATAAAATAAAAATAGGCCGTTTCCGCTTTCCGCACAGCCTCAGTGCGCTGCTTACACTGCTCATTATTTTTGCATTTATTGCAGGCATTCTCACACTGCTTTTGCCAATGCTGCTGAATCAGGCCAGTATTATTTCCAATATCGATTCCGAAACATTCCTGAACAGCTTCAGAGAACCACTTGAAAAACTGCAACAGCTGCTTCTTAAATATCAGGTTATTACACCCGATCAGGATGTTGAAACAATTGTTTCTGACAAACTTTTTTCCTTCGTACACAACCTCAGCATCCCCGATATAATAAATACAATCATTGGCCTGGTCGGTAATATTTTTGTTGCCTTTTTTGCAATTGCATTCATTACCTTCTTTTTCCTGAAACAAAATAATATGCTTTTAAGCGGTATTATGCTGGTGACAAAAGTTGAAATGCAATCGGAAGTGAAGCATGTTTACATTAAAAGCATTCGTTTGCTGTCGCGGTATTTTATCGGCATGCTTTTAGACCTCGCCATCGTGATGTCTTTGATAGCCCTGGGTATGTGGGGAATCGGGCTTAAAAATGCGCTGATGATCGGCATACTTGCCGGGATGATGAATATTATTCCGTACGTGGGTCCGATGATTGGCGCCGGAATTGCCATTATGCTTGCCGTTACCGGGAATATTGATGCTGATTTGAACACGGTGCTTGCCCCGATGATTCTGAAAATTTGCGGAATACTTGTAGTAATCAACCTCACCGATGCCATGCTGATTCAACCGACTATTTATTCAAAGAGTGTGAAAACGCACCCACTGGAAATTTTTCTGGTAATCATGATAGCCGGCAGTGCCGCGGGAATCACAGGAATGATACTTGCCATACCTGCCTATACGTTTATCCGCATCATTCTTAAAGAGTTTTTCAGTTCTTCACGATTCGTAAAAAAACTGACAGCAAAAATCTGA
- a CDS encoding radical SAM/SPASM domain-containing protein, with product MPVTAFRDARNLIKILTLKRVWNYIVLRLSYGFSVMFGTPVHAGKPSFISIEPANVCNLRCSECITGTGGFTRPQGMMSPHVFESALAAIPQETFYLNLYFQGEPYMNPSFFNFVLGAKKRKMYIAVSTNGHFLNDENIRSTVHSGIDRLIVSLDGADADTYTDYRRGGDFNKVVEGIKRLTACRNSEKSLTPFIVLQFLVSEKNQHQLALIQQLAKELGADKLELKTMQVLNTEAPVVTVPSDERYSRYRKNPEGVLIAKNNLPNRCFRMWSAPVICQNGDVAPCCYDKDAAHTMGNIIESNLFDIWKNPSYRAFRKRIFSNRKSVEMCRNCTEGSRYN from the coding sequence ATGCCTGTCACAGCCTTTCGCGACGCTCGTAACCTCATAAAAATCCTCACCCTGAAACGGGTGTGGAATTATATTGTGCTGCGCCTGAGCTATGGGTTTTCCGTAATGTTCGGAACACCTGTACATGCCGGAAAACCTTCGTTCATTAGTATTGAACCGGCCAATGTGTGCAACCTGCGTTGCTCCGAGTGCATCACGGGAACCGGCGGATTTACCAGACCGCAGGGGATGATGAGTCCGCATGTTTTTGAGAGCGCTCTGGCTGCAATTCCTCAAGAAACATTTTATCTGAACCTTTATTTTCAGGGTGAACCGTATATGAATCCTTCTTTTTTCAATTTTGTGCTTGGCGCGAAAAAACGAAAAATGTACATCGCGGTTTCCACCAACGGGCATTTCCTGAATGACGAAAACATTCGTTCAACGGTACATTCCGGAATTGACAGGCTCATAGTTTCATTAGACGGTGCCGATGCTGATACATATACGGATTATCGCCGTGGCGGCGATTTTAATAAAGTTGTTGAGGGTATTAAACGATTGACGGCCTGCCGGAATAGTGAAAAATCACTAACGCCTTTTATTGTATTGCAGTTTCTTGTCAGCGAAAAAAATCAGCATCAGCTTGCCTTGATACAACAGCTTGCAAAAGAACTGGGTGCCGACAAACTTGAACTGAAAACAATGCAGGTGCTGAACACCGAAGCTCCTGTTGTGACCGTGCCATCTGACGAGCGCTACAGCCGTTACAGAAAAAATCCGGAGGGCGTTCTGATTGCAAAAAACAATCTTCCAAACCGTTGCTTCAGAATGTGGAGCGCCCCCGTTATCTGCCAAAACGGCGATGTAGCTCCCTGCTGCTATGATAAAGATGCGGCGCATACCATGGGAAATATTATAGAAAGCAATCTGTTTGATATCTGGAAAAATCCGTCATACCGGGCATTCCGCAAACGCATTTTCAGTAATAGAAAATCAGTGGAAATGTGTCGCAATTGTACCGAAGGGAGCAGGTATAATTGA
- a CDS encoding CoA-binding protein: MITKANIDRFFESKTLAIAGVSRNPKKFPNAVFLELQKKGFTVYPINPNTDEIAGVKCYRDVASLPAGVESLAIITKKDKTESLVDAAIARGMKNVWIQQMSETPAAVDKATKAGINLIYKKCLFMFSEPVGGMHKFHRSIKKLFGSLPQ, encoded by the coding sequence ATGATTACAAAAGCAAACATCGACCGTTTTTTTGAAAGTAAAACCCTCGCTATTGCAGGTGTTTCCAGAAATCCTAAAAAATTCCCGAATGCCGTATTTCTTGAACTTCAGAAAAAAGGATTTACGGTTTATCCCATCAACCCGAATACCGATGAGATTGCGGGCGTGAAATGCTACCGCGACGTGGCATCACTTCCGGCAGGAGTAGAAAGCCTTGCTATCATTACCAAAAAGGACAAAACAGAATCGCTTGTGGATGCGGCAATTGCCCGTGGAATGAAGAATGTCTGGATACAGCAAATGTCTGAAACACCCGCTGCTGTTGATAAAGCTACCAAAGCAGGCATTAACCTGATTTATAAAAAATGCCTTTTTATGTTTTCGGAGCCTGTCGGCGGCATGCATAAATTCCACCGGAGCATCAAAAAACTGTTCGGCTCGCTTCCACAATAG
- a CDS encoding deoxynucleoside kinase, translated as MHIAIAGNIGSGKTTLSSLLAKNFKWEAQYEDVDTNPYLHSFYEDMQRWSFNLQVYFLNSRFRQIIRIREGEKTVVQDRTIYEDAYIFASNLHSMGLMSTRDFENYKSLFELMASFIKPPDLLIYLRAEVSTLVRQIQKRGRDYENSIRIDYLTRLNERYEAWISSYSAGKLLILDVDNKNFQENPADLEEIINKINAELYGLF; from the coding sequence ATGCATATAGCGATAGCAGGGAATATCGGCTCCGGAAAAACCACGCTCAGCAGCCTGCTGGCGAAAAACTTTAAGTGGGAAGCACAATATGAAGACGTTGATACAAACCCGTATCTGCACAGCTTCTATGAAGACATGCAGCGCTGGTCGTTCAACCTGCAGGTGTACTTTCTGAACAGCCGGTTCAGACAGATTATACGCATTCGCGAAGGTGAGAAAACCGTAGTGCAGGACCGCACCATTTACGAAGATGCTTATATTTTTGCGTCCAACCTGCATTCAATGGGGCTGATGTCAACACGCGATTTCGAAAACTATAAATCGCTGTTTGAACTGATGGCATCCTTTATCAAACCTCCCGATTTACTCATATACCTGCGTGCCGAAGTATCAACGCTTGTTCGTCAGATTCAGAAACGCGGAAGGGATTATGAGAATTCCATTCGCATTGATTATCTCACACGCCTCAACGAACGTTACGAAGCATGGATTTCATCCTATTCAGCCGGGAAATTACTTATCCTTGACGTGGACAATAAGAATTTTCAGGAAAATCCGGCCGACCTGGAAGAAATCATCAATAAAATCAATGCTGAATTGTACGGACTTTTTTAA
- the kdsB gene encoding 3-deoxy-manno-octulosonate cytidylyltransferase, translating to MKVVGIIPARFASTRFPGKPLALIQGKTMIQRVYEQASQSAVLNDLYVATDDERIENHVKEFGGKAMMTSASHLTGTERCNEVISILAAKGSVFDVAINIQGDEPFINPEQIDLVAKCFSNKEVQIATLVKKISNAADLLNTSVMKVVVGLDNKALYFSRQPIPFIRGRQNGDWLVHHTFYKHIGIYAYRAEVLTAIAKLQPTPLEMAESLEQLRWLENGYKIYVAFTEHESHSIDTPEDIDNATTDL from the coding sequence ATGAAAGTTGTCGGCATCATTCCCGCTCGATTTGCTTCAACACGCTTTCCGGGTAAACCCCTGGCGTTGATACAGGGCAAAACCATGATACAGCGTGTTTATGAGCAGGCATCGCAATCGGCTGTGCTGAATGATTTGTATGTCGCTACCGACGATGAGCGGATTGAAAACCATGTAAAGGAATTTGGCGGAAAAGCCATGATGACCTCGGCATCGCACCTTACAGGTACAGAACGCTGCAACGAAGTTATAAGCATTCTGGCGGCAAAAGGCAGCGTGTTTGATGTCGCCATTAATATTCAGGGCGACGAACCCTTTATAAACCCTGAGCAGATTGACCTTGTGGCGAAATGCTTTTCTAACAAAGAGGTGCAGATTGCTACTCTGGTTAAAAAAATAAGCAATGCAGCCGACCTGCTGAATACTTCTGTGATGAAAGTGGTTGTTGGGCTTGACAACAAGGCACTGTATTTCTCCCGGCAGCCTATTCCATTTATCAGAGGTCGTCAGAACGGCGACTGGCTTGTACATCATACGTTCTACAAGCATATTGGCATTTACGCTTACCGTGCGGAAGTTCTTACGGCAATAGCAAAACTGCAACCCACTCCTCTTGAAATGGCCGAGTCGCTTGAGCAACTCCGATGGCTCGAGAACGGATATAAAATTTACGTCGCATTCACAGAGCACGAAAGCCATTCCATAGACACACCGGAAGATATTGATAATGCCACGACCGATTTATAA
- a CDS encoding acyloxyacyl hydrolase produces MPRPIYNPHGTESLTKHCILLLLVCACTLVRAQLPNSIVSRLVLEGKYHYGIIIPHHGNMVHLTDQHISFFEVNAGLRGTGENKWDQLYRYPDKGISLMVSDLGGSPYLGKMVCLFPWLNYPMAQSKRLAFNFRFGLGLAYISKPFDRIENYKNIAIGSHINAMAQVLFELKWKATSRLSLAAGLSLTHLSNGAFKIPNLGLNIPTLSAGVTYKINKKEPELFTQELPPLSRKWEMDVIVWGGVSELWGAGGDKYPAYGIMTTFNKPISLKRKLSAGFDIYYDNALREVLRRDGITAKLPFESMRAGITFGHILTFSRLSFIIQVGAYVYQKEKSDGWVYDRMMLQYHINRHIFVNVALKTHLAKADLIEWGLGYRIEKRH; encoded by the coding sequence ATGCCACGACCGATTTATAATCCTCACGGAACGGAATCCCTGACGAAACACTGCATTTTATTATTGCTTGTATGTGCATGCACCCTTGTTCGTGCTCAACTGCCCAACAGCATCGTTAGCCGTCTGGTTTTAGAAGGAAAGTATCATTATGGTATTATCATTCCGCATCACGGCAATATGGTGCATCTTACCGATCAGCATATCAGCTTTTTTGAGGTAAATGCCGGACTGCGCGGAACCGGTGAGAATAAATGGGACCAGTTGTACCGTTATCCTGATAAAGGAATAAGCCTGATGGTTTCTGACCTGGGCGGCTCGCCCTATCTGGGAAAAATGGTATGCCTGTTCCCATGGCTGAACTATCCCATGGCACAAAGCAAACGGCTTGCCTTCAACTTCAGGTTCGGACTGGGGCTGGCCTATATATCAAAGCCATTCGACCGTATTGAGAATTATAAAAATATAGCCATCGGGTCTCATATAAATGCCATGGCACAGGTGCTGTTTGAGCTTAAATGGAAAGCAACATCAAGACTTTCATTGGCGGCAGGACTGTCGCTGACACATTTGTCTAACGGTGCCTTCAAAATACCCAATCTGGGGCTCAACATACCTACACTGAGTGCAGGAGTTACATATAAGATTAATAAAAAAGAACCCGAATTATTCACACAGGAACTTCCACCGTTATCGCGTAAATGGGAGATGGATGTTATTGTGTGGGGCGGCGTGAGCGAATTATGGGGCGCCGGCGGCGATAAATATCCGGCTTACGGCATCATGACCACATTCAATAAACCGATAAGCCTGAAACGAAAGCTCAGCGCCGGGTTTGATATTTACTATGACAACGCTTTGCGCGAAGTGCTGCGCCGCGACGGTATAACAGCGAAACTGCCCTTTGAATCGATGCGTGCCGGAATCACATTCGGGCATATACTCACCTTCTCACGCTTATCATTTATAATTCAGGTGGGAGCGTATGTTTACCAGAAAGAAAAAAGTGATGGCTGGGTATACGATCGTATGATGTTGCAATATCATATCAATAGGCACATCTTTGTGAATGTTGCACTGAAAACGCACCTTGCAAAAGCTGACCTGATAGAGTGGGGGCTTGGATACCGGATAGAAAAAAGACATTAG
- a CDS encoding OmpH family outer membrane protein, whose translation MTEEIQNAQQPEATVPAEPKPSACKNKISKWLIGMNAVLLIAVVAIFILYFKNNCCKNAGSANTGSQNAKFAFINTDTVWSRYQFVADVKTELAEYEKNLQSQYSGRMSAFEKEYNDYLKKGTSGQLSLDEQKKTEEKLAKKQQELTALDTELTQQLMAEKEKRNMEVHDTIVSYIARFNKSKSYTFIFERSYGGTLLYADPSLDITDEVMKGLSEEYGKIKENRQKQPQAN comes from the coding sequence ATGACAGAAGAAATCCAGAATGCACAACAGCCCGAAGCGACTGTGCCCGCGGAGCCAAAGCCATCCGCATGTAAGAATAAAATTTCTAAATGGCTTATTGGCATGAATGCGGTATTGTTGATTGCAGTTGTCGCCATTTTTATTCTCTATTTCAAAAACAATTGTTGTAAAAATGCAGGTTCGGCAAATACCGGTTCGCAGAATGCTAAGTTTGCCTTTATTAATACGGACACTGTATGGAGCCGTTACCAATTCGTGGCAGACGTAAAAACCGAGCTGGCAGAGTATGAAAAGAACCTGCAGTCGCAATACAGCGGTCGCATGTCGGCTTTTGAGAAAGAATACAATGATTATTTGAAAAAGGGAACATCAGGACAGCTTTCACTCGATGAGCAAAAAAAGACCGAAGAAAAACTGGCTAAAAAACAACAGGAACTTACGGCCCTTGATACCGAACTCACGCAGCAGCTCATGGCCGAAAAAGAAAAACGCAACATGGAAGTTCATGATACCATCGTAAGCTATATTGCGCGTTTCAACAAATCAAAGAGTTATACATTCATTTTTGAACGTTCGTATGGCGGGACACTGCTGTATGCCGATCCTTCTCTGGACATCACGGATGAGGTTATGAAAGGTCTGAGTGAAGAGTATGGAAAGATTAAGGAAAACCGCCAGAAACAGCCGCAAGCCAATTAA
- the recQ gene encoding DNA helicase RecQ, giving the protein MKVKDDISLHKVLKDFFGFSSFKGNQEAVIKSLLSGRDAFVIMPTGGGKSLCYQLPALISEGTAIIVSPLISLMKNQVDAIRNFGVDKGIAHFLNSSLSKQEIADVKDDLVNRKTKLLYVAPESLTKEDNIEFLKTIEISFYAIDEAHCISEWGHDFRPEYRRLRPIIKAIGKDVPVIALTATATPKVQSDIQKNLNMMDADIFKSSFNRPNLYYEVRSKGKDIDKDIIRFIKQNMGKSGIIYCLSRKRVEEFASTLQVNGIRALPYHAGLESVMRAETQDKFLMEEIDVIVATIAFGMGIDKPDVRFVIHYDIPKSLEGYYQETGRAGRDDGEGNCIAYYSYDDIQKLEKFTKGKPVAEQEIARQLLVETIAYAESAVCRRTQLLHYFGEIFPEENCQNCDNCLHPKQKFEGSDYLTTVLEAVVEVKEQFKAVHLINIIVGKTTANIKAFKHNNLNVFAKGADNDEKFWNAVIRQALIHRLLLKDIENYGILKISADGKKFLEEPWSVMLTHDHDYENADDDDFVSSSAKVSTADMALFSMLKDLRKQISRKESLPPFVIFQDPSLEDMSIHYPVKMDELMQITGVGAGKAQKYGKPFLEFIAKYVEENEITRPMDMVVKSVINKSGLKVDIIRNIDRKVPLEDIAVTKSLTISDLINELEHIVGSGTKIDINYYIDQYIDPYHQEEIFEYFGCAETDSVEAALKELGEQEFTEEEIRLMRLKFMSEVGN; this is encoded by the coding sequence ATGAAAGTCAAAGATGATATTTCCTTGCATAAGGTTCTGAAAGATTTTTTCGGGTTCAGTTCCTTTAAAGGAAATCAGGAAGCCGTTATTAAAAGTTTACTCAGTGGCCGTGATGCCTTTGTTATTATGCCTACAGGTGGCGGAAAATCATTATGCTATCAGTTACCGGCTCTTATCAGCGAAGGCACTGCCATTATTGTTTCTCCCCTTATCTCACTGATGAAAAATCAGGTTGATGCCATCCGTAATTTCGGTGTTGACAAGGGAATTGCGCATTTTTTAAACTCTTCGCTCTCCAAACAGGAAATTGCCGATGTAAAAGATGATCTGGTAAACAGGAAGACAAAGCTGCTTTATGTGGCACCCGAATCGCTTACAAAAGAAGATAATATTGAGTTTCTGAAAACTATTGAAATTTCTTTTTATGCCATTGACGAAGCTCATTGTATTTCGGAATGGGGACACGATTTCAGACCTGAATACCGCCGCCTTCGCCCGATTATAAAGGCAATTGGTAAGGATGTACCTGTTATTGCTCTTACGGCAACCGCCACACCCAAGGTGCAGTCTGATATTCAGAAGAACCTGAACATGATGGATGCCGATATCTTTAAATCTTCGTTCAACAGACCGAATCTGTATTATGAAGTACGCTCCAAAGGCAAAGATATTGACAAGGATATTATTCGTTTCATCAAACAAAACATGGGCAAATCGGGCATTATTTACTGCCTGAGCCGCAAACGTGTTGAGGAATTTGCAAGCACACTTCAGGTAAACGGCATTCGTGCATTACCTTATCATGCGGGGCTTGAATCGGTTATGCGTGCCGAAACCCAGGATAAATTCCTGATGGAAGAAATTGATGTGATTGTGGCTACCATCGCCTTCGGTATGGGTATAGACAAACCCGACGTGCGCTTTGTGATTCACTACGACATACCCAAAAGTCTGGAAGGCTATTATCAGGAAACGGGACGGGCAGGACGCGACGACGGCGAAGGAAACTGTATTGCCTATTATTCCTACGACGACATTCAAAAACTTGAGAAATTCACCAAGGGCAAGCCGGTAGCTGAACAGGAAATTGCTCGTCAGTTGCTTGTAGAAACGATTGCTTACGCCGAATCTGCCGTATGCCGCCGCACCCAACTGCTCCATTATTTCGGAGAAATATTCCCTGAAGAAAATTGCCAGAACTGCGACAATTGCCTTCATCCTAAGCAAAAATTTGAAGGCAGTGATTATCTGACAACAGTGCTCGAAGCCGTTGTGGAAGTGAAGGAACAATTCAAGGCAGTGCACCTTATCAATATTATTGTCGGCAAAACAACCGCCAATATCAAGGCGTTTAAGCACAACAACCTAAACGTTTTTGCCAAAGGCGCCGATAATGATGAGAAATTCTGGAATGCGGTCATCAGGCAGGCACTCATTCACCGACTGCTGTTAAAAGACATAGAAAATTACGGTATTCTGAAGATTTCTGCCGACGGGAAGAAATTTCTTGAAGAGCCATGGTCGGTTATGCTCACTCATGATCATGACTATGAAAATGCCGATGACGATGATTTTGTTTCATCTTCCGCCAAGGTATCAACCGCCGATATGGCGCTGTTCAGCATGCTCAAAGATTTGCGCAAGCAAATATCCCGAAAGGAGTCGCTACCGCCCTTTGTTATTTTTCAGGATCCATCATTAGAGGACATGTCTATCCATTACCCGGTAAAGATGGACGAACTGATGCAGATAACCGGAGTGGGCGCCGGAAAAGCGCAGAAATACGGCAAACCATTTTTGGAATTCATAGCCAAATATGTGGAGGAAAATGAGATAACACGACCGATGGATATGGTGGTGAAATCTGTGATAAACAAATCGGGACTCAAAGTTGACATTATCCGTAACATTGACCGCAAGGTACCTTTGGAAGATATTGCAGTAACAAAGAGCCTGACAATAAGTGATTTAATCAATGAGTTGGAGCATATTGTCGGTTCCGGGACTAAAATAGACATCAATTATTATATTGACCAATATATTGACCCCTACCACCAGGAAGAAATTTTCGAGTATTTTGGCTGCGCAGAAACGGATTCCGTTGAAGCGGCATTGAAAGAACTCGGAGAACAAGAGTTTACAGAAGAAGAGATACGCCTGATGCGTCTCAAATTCATGTCTGAAGTTGGTAACTAA